The stretch of DNA CTGGTCATACTTGTCGTAGAATTGGTGGGGGTGTACTCGGCGGTACATGCGATTCTCTTCACCAGGACCTCGCAAGGAGCGATTGCCTGGGCTTTTCCCTTAGTGTTATTTCCCTTCGCGGCTGTGCCGTTGTATTGGGTGTTCGGTGGCAAAAAGTTCGAAGGCTACGTCTGTGCTCGTCGCGAAGGCGAGCTGCGTCTCAAGCATATCACCGAAGAATTATCGCAATATAGCGAGGAGTTCACCTCGGGGCTTGAGCACCCGGTCGACGACTTGAAGGTGGTTGAAAAACTCGCCGCACTCCCGTTTACGAAGCACAACCAGGTGGAATTGCTGGTTGACGGTCCCGACACATTTGCGGCGATCTTCGAGGGAATTCAATCCGCCCAAGACTATATCCTCATTCAATTCTTCATCATCCACGACGATGAAATTGGCCGCGAACTCCAAAAACACCTGCTTGCCAAACTCAAAGCTGGGGTCCGTGTCTATTTTCTCTACGACGGAATCGGCTGTTACAAACTCCCCAACGAATACCTGCGTCTTTTGATTGATGCCGGAGCCAAGGTTAGTTCTTTCCGCAATTCCACCGGCTGGCGCACGCGTTTCCAACTCAATTTTCGCAACCACCGCAAGATCGTTCTCGTCGATGGTCGGTCTGCTTATGTCGGTGGGCACAATGTTGGTGATGAGTACATGGGACGCTCCCAGCGGTTCGGGCATTGGCGGGACACGCACGTCAAACTGACCGGCCCGGCGGTGCAATGCGTGCAGTTGTCCTTCCTCGAAGATTGGTATTGCGCGACGCACGAAGCCCCTAAGCTGGTATGGGAGCCCCAATCGGCCGCCGACGGCGACAAGGACACGATCGTCATTGCCTCCGGACCGGCCGATGAATTGGAGACCTGCAGCCTGTTCTTCGTGCAGGCGATCCATTCCGCGCGGCGGCGGTTGTGGATCACCAGCCCGTATTTCGTGCCGGACGCGCAGGTGATTGCTGCCCTGCAATTGGCGGCGCTGCGCGGCGTTGACGTCCGCATCCTGCTGCCGGAAAAACCGGATCACCTGTTGGTGTACCTGTCGGGCTTTTCGTTCGTCGAAGAAACCGAACCGGCCGGTGTGAAATTCTACCGCTACCAGCCCGGCTTTTTGCATCAAAAGGTGATACTCGTCGATGACCAGTTCGCCGCCGTGGGAACCGCCAACCTGGACAACCGCTCATTCCGCTTGAACTTCGAACTCACGATTGCCACCCTCGACAAAGATTTTGCCGCTGAAGTCGCCGCAATGCTAGAAACCGATTTCGCCAACAGCCGCCTCACCGGCGCCGACGAACTCCGCGCCCGCCCCTGGTGGTTCAAGGTCGCAGTGCAGGTCTCGCGGCTGATGGCGCCGGTGCAGTGATGTTTGGCGATCAATTCTGTGCTGTTGGACGTTTCGCCGGTTTGGACAGCGGTAGCTTCTTCTTGAAGAATTCGTTAGTCCGTTCGATTTCTTGCGGATCGCGCCGGACCCCATTGTAAGTGATGACGGAGCGCCAAAGTTCGTCCGCAATTCCTTCCGAAGGCATGAGCACGATTGCACCGTCAGCCTTGGCAAAAACAATGGTATCTGATTGAGGTCCACCGAGTTTGGGCAGAGGTGCTGCGGGGTCGTAGGGAATATCTTCTGGTTTGGTCCAAGGAATATCACGGATCGATTCTACGAGCAGTAATGTATGTTGCAGTCCGTCCCCTCTCGAAATCTCATCAAGAGTGGTCCCTTTGGGATTTCCGAACGGCGTTTCCGGTCCGGTGAATACAAAATAGGCTGCGTTTGTCGAATCGTCATCATGCCTATAGACCTCCGGAATTCGTTGAATGACTGTTTTGTTGTGTTCGCTGTCCCACGGCTCATCCAACTTGTAGCCTTGATATTGATCACCGGCGACGCGGAGGCCGAGGTACGGCAATAAAGCCACTCGCCAACTGTGCGGCGTTTTGCCGTCAGGACCCATCACGACCGCTGGTGGAAAATGACCATTCGCAGCGTTGTAGTCGTGCATTGCCAGGGCGATTCGCCTGAGGCGGCTTACTGCTCGGTCTCGCTGCATGTCAGCGCGTACGGCTTGAATCACAGTTACGGCACTCTTGAGAACTGGTGCTACTTCCAGCGTCGTGGATGCCGTGATTTGGACCATCGTGTCTTTACGCGTTACCCGCGCACTCTCCAGAAATCGCATCCCCGTTTCTTCTAGAGCCTTTGTTTCGGGGCTCTTTGGTATCTGCTTCAGCAAGTTTTTCAGCAAATCGATAGAAGCTGCCCAAGTCTTGTCTAAACTTTCGGCATCCGTATCGTTCTCGCAATCAGCAAATCCTTTAACTGAGAAAATCGAATCGAAGTTGCAACCGATAATGAGAGACTCCGACTGTTCCCAATACGGTGCGAGGAGCCGCAGAAGTCTTCGTACCGTTGGCGGCGCTTCAAGTCGGTGCGACAATTTAGTTGAATCAATCGCGCCAAAGAAATGATTTTCTGCAATTTCTTCCCACGCAGCATCTGGTATGAATTTGACTTGAGCCTCCAGACTACTGTCAATGACTCGTTTTAGGTTTGTCTCACCCAATGTCACTACGAAGGTACGATCGTCAGGGCGGAAATAACAAAACCCCATTTTATCCGACTCATAGTAAACCTGCCCAGCGTGCACTTTTTCCTTTGCATCGGGTGCGAATAAGGTTTCGAGTCTCCCAAAGTTCGTTGGGCGGACCGCTCGAATCATTAACGGTCCAAAATTAATGTTTTCTATGAAGTCAACCATGATGATTTGTTCAATCTCTGCAACAGGCATCCCAATCATTTTTTGAATGCCGAGGTCTTCGTTGAGCATTTTGGAAATCAAGGCCAAATCCCCGTTTTTGAAAATCGCCGCCGGCCGTACCCCGGCAACCGATCTGGCATTTGCTGGAATATACGACAATTCAAAACGATCACTCGGCGCTGTGGCAGCTGCCGGCTTCTCGTCATTCGCTTGAGCGAATTGCGGCTCGTCCGCTATGGCAATTGGCGCATCAGGTTGTCGCAAGCCCACAACTCCAATCCCCACCGCCGCCAATAATCCCACCACGACCACACGCGCGGCCCCGGGTAAACGTGTCGACAATCGCTTCGAGTGCTTCAGCATTTCGACTCTCCTGATTAAGTGTCCTCGGGACGGTAAAAAAGTGCGGGCCGGCCAACTCACCGGCTGGTCCGCCTGGCGCAGCGCCATGGCTGCCAACATCTGCAAATATTCCAGACGTCCGCCCGCGAGCGCGGCGGCGGAGGCGTCGGCGGCTAATTCTTGTTCCAATCGCAACCGCCCGGCGAGCCAATGCACCAGCGGGTTGTAATAGTGCAGCACCAATCCGATTTGGGCGATGACGTACGTTAAAAAATCTCCGCGGCGGATATGCACGATTTCATGCGCCAGCACTGCCCGTCGTTCAAGCGGCGTCCAAGACCGCCACGCAGCCGGCAACAAGATCACCGGTCGTCGCCAACCGACGGTCGCCGGAGCGGCAAGTTGGTCCGCTTCGAGTAATTCCACACGGCGCGGGCAAGCTAACTCCGCCCGCAATAGGTCCGCTGACTCTCGCAATTCGTCATCTTCAATCGGCCGTCCTGAGTTGCGCAGCGCGCGCACCGCCCACAACCCGGCCAAGAGTCGCACGCAACCCAAAGCCGACAACGCCAAGCAAACAACCACAGCGATCTCGGTCCAGGTCCACGCGTGCGTTGTGGGGCCAGTGGCGGGAACGGTCAGTTCATGCGTCAATGCGTCGCCAAAACCGGTCAGCCAAGCGGCAATGCCGGCCTGTGGTATTTCGGGTGGATGGGGCGTCAGCGTGGGGACTGCTGCCACGGTCTCGGGGGCTGTTGCCTGTTCGGTTTCGGGAATCGGTAGTGAGGTTTGCGGCTTGGGTAAATTTGCCTCGGCTGTTGCCAAGTCCCAGCGGGGCCATGGGCTGAATGCCAAACCGCTGATGAGGATCACCACCGCCAAGCTGACAGCAGCAATCAATCCGCCCGCTGCCAAACTCCAACGGCGTAACACTAAGTACAGCAGGCTGACGACAGCGACAAAGAGGGAAACTTGCAGGGCGCACCAGAGGCACGTTGCGGCGAATGCGGTCATGGCCGTTTCTCCTCCAGGATGTCGGTCAGGATGGCCCGTTCCTTGGCGGTCAATTTCTTTTGATCCAGCAGTTTGACCAACAGCTCTTCGCGCGAACCGCCGAACACCTTTTGCATCAAGTCGCCCAGCAGGCTGCCGGAGACTTCATCGAAGGATCGCAAGGGCACGAAACGGAAGGGGCGTTCCGTGTTGGTTTGTTGGAGGAAGTTCTTTTCGGTGAGAATCCGCACCAGCGTCGCCACGGTCGTATAAGCCAGGTCACGTCCAGCGGTCGCAATCTCGTCGCGAATCTCGTTGACGGTCGACTCGCCGCGGTCCCAGAAGATGTGCATGATCTCCAGTTCGCGTTCGGTCAGTTCTTTTGCACGAGGGCGCGCCATATTTGCCTCCTTGGGTTCCGTCGTTTTCTGCAGCGACTAATATTTGGTTTTTTAGATTTGGTTTTATAGTAATTGTGTGTCGACTGTCCGTCAAGCGGATTTTGCCGAGTCGTTTCTGTTCTGCGGGCGCGATTCAAGCGTATTCAACAAAACACAAGATTTTCTTCGCCCAGTCCGTTGACACTTTACGGGGTCGCGCCTAATATATCTCTCACTGCCCACGCGGGCGGGTCGCTCTCGGTGTTGCTTTTACCGGGGGCTATGGGGAATCCCAATCAGGGGGTGACTTATCAGATTCGTTCTGGACTCGTGTCGTTGTGCCGCTGTTTTTCGTGAACCTCCTTCCCGTTTTGTGGGTCTAGGGTTCGCCGAAAGGCTGGCAGTTCGGGTGTTAAAAGCCCGGTATGATCTTTGGCAATTTGGTTGGAGAGTTCTACGTTAAAGTCGGCGTGACCGTGAAAGCGGTAGCGTCGGTGAAAATTTCTCCGTCTCTTGGGGGCTTGCTTCCGGGGGGCGGTCATGAAGAGTTTTTGCTTTATGGGGAATCAAACTTTTTCGTGTTAACTAGCTGGAAGTTGTTGCTTTGCAGTGGTTTCTAGTTAACGATACACCAATTGAAGGGTTTGATCCTGGCTCAGAATGAACGTTGGCGGCGTGGATTAGGCATGCAAGTCGAGCGAGAAGTGACCCTTCGGGGGAGCGGACAGCGGCGAACGGCGTAGTAATAGATAGGTAACGTGCCCCAAGGTCTGGGATAGCTGCGGGAAACTGCAGGTAATACCGGATAATCTCTAGAAGTCTAGTGGCTTTTGGAGCAAAGGTGAGATTCCGTCTTGGGAGCGGCTTATTGAGTATTAGCTTGTTGGTGGGGTAATGGCCTACCAAGGCTGCGATGCTTAGGGGGTGTTAGCGCATGGCCCCCACGACTGGGACTGAGATACTGCCCAGACACCTACGGGTGGCTGCAGTCGAGAATCTTCGGCAATGGACGAAAGTCTGACCGAGCGACGCCGCGTGCGGGATGAAGGCCCTTGGGTTGTAAACCGCTGTCAGAGGGGATGAAATTCTAGAGGGCTATCCCTCTAGATTGACAGAGCCTCAGAGGAAGCACGGGCTAAGTACGTGCCAGCAGCCGCGGTAATACGTACTGTGCGAACGTTATTCGGAATCACTGGGCTTAAAGGGTGCGTAGGCGGTCATTTAAGTAGGGTGTGAAATCCCCCGGCTCAACCGGGGAACTGCGCTCTAAACTGGATGGCTTGAGTAAGATAGGGGTGTGCGGAACTTCCGGTGGAGCGGTGAAATGTGTTGATATCGGAAGGAACACCAGTAGCGAAAGCGGCACACTGGGTCTTAACTGACGCTGAGGCACGAAAGCTAGGGTAGCGAACGGGATTAGATACCCCGGTAGTCCTAGCCGTAAACGATGAGCACTAGTTGGGAGGCGCCCTGGGCATTTCCCAACGTAGCAAAAGTGTTAAGTGCTCCGCCTGGGGAGTATGGTCGCAAGGCTGAAACTCAAAGGAATTGACGGGGGCTCACACAAGCGGTGGAGCATGTGGCTTAATTCGAGGCAACGCGAAGAACCTTATCCTGGATTTGACATGCTTGGATGGCTCGCCTGAAAGGGATGAGTCTGCCTTCGGGTGAAACTTGCACAGGTGCTGCATGGCTGTCGTCAGCTCGTGTCGTGAGATGTTAGGTTAAGTCCTTAAACGAGCGAAACCCTTGTCGTTAGTTGCCAGCGGGTCATGCCGGGGACTCTAGCGAGACCGCCGGTGTCAAACCGGAGGAAGGTGGGGACGACGTCAAGTCATCATGGCCTTTATGTCCAGGGCTGCACACGTGCTACAATGGTGCGCACAGAGGGAAGCGAACTCGCGAGGGTAAGCAAATCTCAAAAAACGTACCTCAGTTCGGATTGCAGGCTGCAACTCGCCTGCATGAAGCCGGAATCGCTAGTAATCGCAGGTCAGCTATACTGCGGTGAATGTGTTCCTGAGCCTTGTACACACCGCCCGTCAAGCCACGAAAGCGGGGAGCATCCGAAGTCGCCGAGCTAACCCTCCGGGGAGGCAAGCGCCGAAGGTGAATTCCGTGATTGGGACTAAGTCGTAACAAGGTAGCCGTAGGGGAACCTGCGGCTGGATCACCTCCTTTCTAAGGAATATCCAGAATCACTCTCCAGAATACGTAACTGTTTGTCGGTGGAATTCATTCGTGAGTTTTCACAACAGACACGACCGCATTTTGGTGCAGTGTACCAATCGTCGTGATCTCACCTGCCAGGGTAAGATCACGCGACCAAAAAAGAACCGGTGTGACAACCGGTTCAAAAACCCCTGACAACACCGCTCAGATCAGTCACAACAAAACTGACTTTAATTGTGGCTCTCCAACCTCTGCATACAACAGCCCGTCGGCGATCATAACGATCCCGACGGGCTGCTTTTGTGCGCCGGTGTGCTAATCCTCGCCTGCCGGCCGGTACGCGGAAATTTTCTTTTTTCGAGACAATTCCTAGGATTGGTCTTGCTTTGCGGATCAGCTGTTCTAATAGTAGTAGTACAGTTGTGATTCGGGGAGCCGTTATGGAATTTCAAGTTGATGTTGCTAGCCGGGTGCCGATTTATCGGCAATTGCGTAGCCAGATACGCCAGGCTGTGGCGCGCGCTCGGCTGCAGCCTGGTGAACAGCTTCCCTCGGTTCGTGAACTTTCCAGCCGGCTTGTTGTGAATCCCAACACCATCGCTCGCGTTTATACCGAACTGGAACGCGAGGGGGTCCTCAATACGCGGCCCGGGTTGGGGGTGTTCGTTGCAGAGCTTAAAAACGACACGACTAAAAAATCGCGGCAGCAGCGGTTTCAGCAACTCTTGGATGAATTCCTCACCGAAGCGGTGCATCTCGGCCTGAGCGACGACGATGTGCTGGAGTCGGTGGCGAAAGGGGTGAAGAAGTTCGCATGGCAAACGCAATAGTCACCGATCGGCTGACGAAATATTTCGGCGGCCGCCGCGTCGTCAACGGCTTAAATCTGCAAGTCCGCGAGGGGAGCGTTTACGCACTATTGGGGCGTAACGGGGCGGGTAAGTCGACGACGATCCGCATGTTGTTGGGGCTACTCAAACCTGATTTCGGTACGGCGGAGTTGTTGGGCGAAGAGGTCTCGCAAATCACGCCGGCAACCCGTGCGCAGATCGGCTGGGTGGGGGAGGGGCATCCGCTGTATCGCTGGATGACGGTCGACGGAGCGATTCGTTTTGTGCGGCCGTTTTATCAGCAATGGAACGG from Symmachiella dynata encodes:
- a CDS encoding BlaI/MecI/CopY family transcriptional regulator: MARPRAKELTERELEIMHIFWDRGESTVNEIRDEIATAGRDLAYTTVATLVRILTEKNFLQQTNTERPFRFVPLRSFDEVSGSLLGDLMQKVFGGSREELLVKLLDQKKLTAKERAILTDILEEKRP
- a CDS encoding GntR family transcriptional regulator; protein product: MEFQVDVASRVPIYRQLRSQIRQAVARARLQPGEQLPSVRELSSRLVVNPNTIARVYTELEREGVLNTRPGLGVFVAELKNDTTKKSRQQRFQQLLDEFLTEAVHLGLSDDDVLESVAKGVKKFAWQTQ
- the cls gene encoding cardiolipin synthase, with protein sequence MDSTFSFLGLVILVVELVGVYSAVHAILFTRTSQGAIAWAFPLVLFPFAAVPLYWVFGGKKFEGYVCARREGELRLKHITEELSQYSEEFTSGLEHPVDDLKVVEKLAALPFTKHNQVELLVDGPDTFAAIFEGIQSAQDYILIQFFIIHDDEIGRELQKHLLAKLKAGVRVYFLYDGIGCYKLPNEYLRLLIDAGAKVSSFRNSTGWRTRFQLNFRNHRKIVLVDGRSAYVGGHNVGDEYMGRSQRFGHWRDTHVKLTGPAVQCVQLSFLEDWYCATHEAPKLVWEPQSAADGDKDTIVIASGPADELETCSLFFVQAIHSARRRLWITSPYFVPDAQVIAALQLAALRGVDVRILLPEKPDHLLVYLSGFSFVEETEPAGVKFYRYQPGFLHQKVILVDDQFAAVGTANLDNRSFRLNFELTIATLDKDFAAEVAAMLETDFANSRLTGADELRARPWWFKVAVQVSRLMAPVQ
- a CDS encoding M56 family metallopeptidase, whose protein sequence is MTAFAATCLWCALQVSLFVAVVSLLYLVLRRWSLAAGGLIAAVSLAVVILISGLAFSPWPRWDLATAEANLPKPQTSLPIPETEQATAPETVAAVPTLTPHPPEIPQAGIAAWLTGFGDALTHELTVPATGPTTHAWTWTEIAVVVCLALSALGCVRLLAGLWAVRALRNSGRPIEDDELRESADLLRAELACPRRVELLEADQLAAPATVGWRRPVILLPAAWRSWTPLERRAVLAHEIVHIRRGDFLTYVIAQIGLVLHYYNPLVHWLAGRLRLEQELAADASAAALAGGRLEYLQMLAAMALRQADQPVSWPARTFLPSRGHLIRRVEMLKHSKRLSTRLPGAARVVVVGLLAAVGIGVVGLRQPDAPIAIADEPQFAQANDEKPAAATAPSDRFELSYIPANARSVAGVRPAAIFKNGDLALISKMLNEDLGIQKMIGMPVAEIEQIIMVDFIENINFGPLMIRAVRPTNFGRLETLFAPDAKEKVHAGQVYYESDKMGFCYFRPDDRTFVVTLGETNLKRVIDSSLEAQVKFIPDAAWEEIAENHFFGAIDSTKLSHRLEAPPTVRRLLRLLAPYWEQSESLIIGCNFDSIFSVKGFADCENDTDAESLDKTWAASIDLLKNLLKQIPKSPETKALEETGMRFLESARVTRKDTMVQITASTTLEVAPVLKSAVTVIQAVRADMQRDRAVSRLRRIALAMHDYNAANGHFPPAVVMGPDGKTPHSWRVALLPYLGLRVAGDQYQGYKLDEPWDSEHNKTVIQRIPEVYRHDDDSTNAAYFVFTGPETPFGNPKGTTLDEISRGDGLQHTLLLVESIRDIPWTKPEDIPYDPAAPLPKLGGPQSDTIVFAKADGAIVLMPSEGIADELWRSVITYNGVRRDPQEIERTNEFFKKKLPLSKPAKRPTAQN